The Fluviispira sanaruensis sequence AAAAATACATTTTTATTTATAAAAAATAAAATTTAATTTAACGTAAGTGGTATAATCTTCTAGAAAAAAATATCCCAAAAAATTGATATATTAAAAAATAAACTATAAAGTTTAGGCATATTTATTTTGCTATACACCGTGAGGAGGACTGTTGTTATGTTTCTGAGAAAACATGTACCAATTACCTTCGTTTTATGTTTGCTGCCGTTTGCCAGTATTGCCAAGACACCGTTTGGTATGGCTGGATGTGGTTTGGGATCACAAGTCATGGGAGCTGATGGAAATCAGGTTTTTGCATCTACGACAAATGGAACTTTAGCAAATCAGGTATTTGGGATAACATCTGGTACTTCAAATTGTCTTGCTCCTTCAAAGGCTGCTGCACTAAGCGCGCAAAAAAAATTTATATCAGATAATTATTCAACTTTATCTAAAGAAATGGCACAGGGCGATGGAGAAACTCTCCGCGCATTTTCCAGCACTTTTGGTTGTAAAAATGAGCTTTATCCACGTTTTGCTTCGCAAATGCAAAATTCATTTTCTAAAATTTTTATTGCACCGGGAGTTATGGCTGCGCTTGATGTTGTGCAGGAAGAAATTAAAGGGAATGAAGAATTGGTCTCAGGCTGTTCGTTGGTTATTTAATTTTACAATTCATAAGTTACGTGGGAGATCCCAATATGAAATATTTCAAATTAGTTCGTAACTCGTTCATTGGCTTAATTTTAATGACTGCACTGCCTTCCAATGTATATGCTGCTGTAGAGATCGGTAAAGATGGTAACTATAAAGATGTTGAGGCATGGGGCATGGGTGGCTGTGGTTTTGCTTCTTTATTTATAAAAGAAAAAGAAACGCTTCCACAAATTGGTGCGTCTTTAGTGAATGAAGTTATTTCAGGTTATACGCAATCCTCAGCAATAACTTCGGGTACTTCGAATTGTGTTGAATCTCGAAGCAAAACAGCATCAGTAGAACAAGAAGTTTTTATCACTGTAAACTTATCAAGCCTATCGAAAGAAGCTGCGCAAGGCACTGGTGAACATTTAATTGCATTGGCTAACGTTTTTGGTTGTCCAAATGAACAATTCTCTAAATTTAGTCAGATGAATTATAATAAAATTTATGAAACCAATGAGCCTAATACAGTATTGCAAAATTATTTGAGAGAAGTAAATTCTGATCAATTTATGGCAAAAAATTGTGTTAGAACGATTTACTGATGTATTGGAATAGTATTTTTTATCCTTTTCCAATTATAATTTTTTTTTTCTTAGGCAGTTTCATAGCTCCATCTTCGAAAGTTTATGCAGAATCAAATGCATATATTAGTGAAATTATAACACAAGCAGAAAACGAAAAACTATGGGAAAAGAGGGCATGGAAAAAATTATTATTTATTCCTGATAGATTTTTTAGTTCACAACCAAAAAGTTTAATGAGTGATAAAAATTTTTTTCTTTCACAAGAAGGGAAAATAAATCCAAAATTAGAACTCATTGAGACTCTTAAAGCTTTTGCTGTAGAAACCCCCAAAAAACCAGACGAAAATTATTTACATCCTCAATGCCGCTTCCCAGCAAGGTTTCATTGGTTAGTGGAGGAGCTTGAGATTAATCCGAATAAAATGCATTTTCAACCTTGTCCTGAGCTGCATAAATTCATCGATTATTTAGATTATGAGGGAGTTTCTCTTGTTTTTTCAAATTATGTAGCAGATGGTCCTGGCACTTTATTTGGCCATACTTTCTTACGCCTGCATAGAAATAAAGATTATAAAAATGAATCTGCAATTTTGGATGATGCGGCAAATTTTGCCGCACTCATTCCTGCAGAGAGGGATTGGTTATTTGCGATTAAAGGATTGGCGGGGGGATATCCTGGAAAATTTGCTGTTGTTCCCTACTATATAAAAATTCAAGAATACAATAATTTTGAAAGTCGCGATCTGTGGGAGTATAAATTAAATTTATCCAAAAAAGAAATACGTCTTTTAGAATTAATCCTATGGGAAGTAGGATGGACATATATTGACTATTATTATTTAGATGACAATTGTGCTTATGTAATTCTCGCAGTCTTAGAAGCTGCTAAACCAGAATTAAAATTAACAGAAAATATTAAAATATATGCTATACCCTCGGACACAGTTCGAGTCGTTAACAGAACGCCAAATTTAGTGGAACAAATTACTTATAGAGCTTCAGTTTTCTCAAGATATATAACAAGATTATCAGTTTTGAATGGCCAAGAAAGAAAAATATTGAAGGAAATTGTTGAGAATAATAATGTAAAGTTAACTCAATCCATATTTTCTGAGTGCCACAATCAATGTAAAACAAGAATTATTGATACTGCTCTTGAATATATCGATTATAAAGAAAAGCTCGTAGGTTCAAATGATGCGATTGAATATGGTGACTTGCGTAAACAATTATTGATTTCAAGGGCTCAGACGGGAGAAAAATCTGAGCCACTGGTGGACGCTCCGACATCAGCTCCTCCAAATCAGGGTCATGATTCAGCACTTATTTCAGTGGGCTATGGCTCAACCTTTTCTGGGACATGGTTTACTGATATAAGATGGAGGCCTGCATTGCATGATTTTGAATCTCAATCGAATGGATACAGTGATGCATTAGGAGTAGGATTTTTAGACACGATCTTGAGAGCGGATTATACAAATAAAAAAGTATATTTAAAAAATTTTCATTTATTAGAAATAACCTCACTTCCAGCACAAATTCCGAATATTAATTTCTTAACTTGGCACTTTGATTCAGGCTATGAATATGGATTTGGATTTGGCGATGCAGCGACTCAAGAACGTGGATATTTGCAATTAGGTTATGGTTTAGCATTGTATGAGTTGAATAACTCTTTAATTTTATATACTATTTT is a genomic window containing:
- a CDS encoding DUF3015 family protein, with translation MKYFKLVRNSFIGLILMTALPSNVYAAVEIGKDGNYKDVEAWGMGGCGFASLFIKEKETLPQIGASLVNEVISGYTQSSAITSGTSNCVESRSKTASVEQEVFITVNLSSLSKEAAQGTGEHLIALANVFGCPNEQFSKFSQMNYNKIYETNEPNTVLQNYLREVNSDQFMAKNCVRTIY
- a CDS encoding DUF4105 domain-containing protein, with the protein product MYWNSIFYPFPIIIFFFLGSFIAPSSKVYAESNAYISEIITQAENEKLWEKRAWKKLLFIPDRFFSSQPKSLMSDKNFFLSQEGKINPKLELIETLKAFAVETPKKPDENYLHPQCRFPARFHWLVEELEINPNKMHFQPCPELHKFIDYLDYEGVSLVFSNYVADGPGTLFGHTFLRLHRNKDYKNESAILDDAANFAALIPAERDWLFAIKGLAGGYPGKFAVVPYYIKIQEYNNFESRDLWEYKLNLSKKEIRLLELILWEVGWTYIDYYYLDDNCAYVILAVLEAAKPELKLTENIKIYAIPSDTVRVVNRTPNLVEQITYRASVFSRYITRLSVLNGQERKILKEIVENNNVKLTQSIFSECHNQCKTRIIDTALEYIDYKEKLVGSNDAIEYGDLRKQLLISRAQTGEKSEPLVDAPTSAPPNQGHDSALISVGYGSTFSGTWFTDIRWRPALHDFESQSNGYSDALGVGFLDTILRADYTNKKVYLKNFHLLEITSLPAQIPNINFLTWHFDSGYEYGFGFGDAATQERGYLQLGYGLALYELNNSLILYTILHCDLGYSSSTAGHIGPTLSIGMIQNISKYFKFIAKSEIAKRFHAEKSIDSIKYSLNLAAYANKNLEFQMNIINNNAMPEASFNIRYYF
- a CDS encoding DUF3015 family protein, with product MFLRKHVPITFVLCLLPFASIAKTPFGMAGCGLGSQVMGADGNQVFASTTNGTLANQVFGITSGTSNCLAPSKAAALSAQKKFISDNYSTLSKEMAQGDGETLRAFSSTFGCKNELYPRFASQMQNSFSKIFIAPGVMAALDVVQEEIKGNEELVSGCSLVI